From Alloacidobacterium dinghuense:
ATGAAGATCGTCGGTTCGATTTATACACTGATCGTTCTTGCCGCCACGGTGGTTATCGGGATGAGAAAGCTAAGCCGCAATGAGCAACCATTGATATGGCTGACGATCCTGATCCTGGCTTCGCTACGCAGTCCGTTCCTTCCATCCTACGGGCTCTTTCCTGTGTTGTGGCTCCTGATTTTGCTGACGGCGACAGTAGTGCCTGCAGCTCGCGCGCTTGGTTTGATGTTGGTTGCCTGGGCAGCATTGAACAAAGCGGTGCCAGTCTTTACTGCGGATCCAAGGATCATTGCGGCGATGGCGTTCGTGTCGCAGGCAATCATCGTTGTGTTGCTTGTCGTGGTATGGAGACGGAGTAAGGAATCACCTGTCGGCATGCAGGCAGAGTCTTCTTTTCCTTAATGAGGAGGCACGGCATTTCTCAGTGCAGTACTATTCTTGTGCGACATGTAGTGAGTTCCAGATGCTGTTCCCGAGAGGAATCGGATGAAGACCTTCCTGCGTCACATCGCCTAACCGATGCGCTCCCCAGTGAAGTGCGTGCCCATATCAATTTGCGCGTAAACACGCCACGTGCCTGCCTTTTTTACCGCGACAATAATCATCTGTTGCGCAGTCTGAGGGTATCCGAATAGCCCCGACCCAACAGCGATCCGGCCATAGGCTTCGAACGTGCCTCCATTCCCGTTGGAAAAATCACCATTGGCACGGATCTGCTGGGAAATATGTTGTCCCGTAATTCCTGTCGTTCTGCCCTGCGGATCGATATGAGCAGCCGCCAGATTCGCGCCATTCACCATGAAGCAGTAGCAACAGCCCGTGAACTGCGTGGTCAGCATCAGATCGCAATTAGTGTCTACGCTGGAGAGCGTTGCTTGAATGTTGCCGAGATTATTCTGCACATTTCCATAGGGCGTGGCGGGCACATTGATCGCATCCTCGGTAATGAGTCCCTTGAAGGGCATATTGCAATCCAGGTTGTATATCCCATTCTCCATGTAAAACCCATAGGAGAACCGCTGCCCCTGCGGTCTTCCGTTAACGATTAGCTTGTGCTGGTTCAGGAAGCTCTTCGGATGGGTCTTCAGCAGATTGAGGTTTTCCCGCGCGGCCGCGGGCGAACTCAATAGTTTGTCCCGCGACGCTTCAAGCGCCCATGTGTACGGATTCGCAAAAGTGTGAGTGCTATTGTTGACTTGCGCTGCGGTCGCCGCCCATTGTGTTTCTGGTTCCACGAGCGCGCATTTCACTAGAATCGTAGCCCGACGGTAGGTGCGGTCCACTTGATTCTTCGGGCGGTTGGGCGCTTTCTCTTGCGACATCAAGACGCTCAAGGTGCGACGCGTTTGCGCCGATGCGGTTCGCCGCCATGTGTTCAACGCCTGAACGATCGTATTGAAGTCACCGGCAAAATTTGGGGGCTGATGTGTGCGGATAAACTGAATGGTCTCCTGCAGTCGAACCTCGACATCTTTGGACATCTGGCTTGAAAATCCTTTCGTGCGCTACAAATCCGCTCCAAGAAAGAATCTTATCGGTATTTCGTAATCCACCACACCGAATCTCTGCGTCACCCGAATAGGAAGACAATCCTAAGTAACGCTGGGAAGTTATGTGAACCGCATCGTATCGGGTGCTTTTCTGGCAATCAGTGTTCCTTGGTTTCTACGGGCTCCTCCGAACAGGCTTTGGCATGGAGGGCGCATCCGTACCAGGGCAGTCAGGCAACTGGCCTATCTCATCTGGAGTGCAGATCGTTTTCGCTAATGTTGTGACGAACTCTCCCTTAACCAACCTGCTGCGCGTAAAGGTGAATCCGCACTCAGTCTTGGTCTGTAAGCTCCAGTCTCCAAGCAAGCTATTTTGCTCGATTAGTTCGAGTTTGCTTCCGTTCCAGCGATACGTACTTTCTTGCCATGTGCCACCTTGCCAGTCTTCTCGCTCGGTTAGGGTCTTGTTCTCTGGATGAGCCTCAAGGTTCACGGCTATTTCCGTGAGTTCCTTTGAATAAACCGCTGTCAAGGGGGTAATTGCGAAGAAATTATTTAACCCATTCATTCTAAAAGGAAAATACCTCATTCAATTTGGCGTGTTCTTCCCATCAATCCCGTAAAATAGAAATAGTGGAATAGAAAAGCCCGCCGACCTTGGCGGGCTTTCTTATTGAAACTAAGATACTTACCCGTAAAGCAAGTATTTTCAAATAGTTGCGGTTATCTTTGCAAAGATCCAATGTTATCAGGAGTTTAGCTGACCCCGGGTATATCGCTCTGGAGATTACTTCGGTAGTGTCCTAATTTGATCTGCATCACGGCCTCCGGTAGCAGCATTTGGTGTATCCAAGCCGAAACAGTCTTGTCTCTGGCCCTGGCGGGATTCGATCTTTTGCAACTCATCCGCTGTAAGCCGTACGCGCAGCCTGACCCCTTCGCGTTTCCCCTTGGGTAGAATGCAAAGATGACTAGGCAGACGCAGCAGATGATGCCAAGAGCTACGGCGCAGAGAGCGGAAGGGGGAACGTGTCAGAAATCCAAACCTTAACGGAACGCATTCGTGAATTAAGTGGCGCCGTCGATTTTTGGAATGTGGTTATGCTCTGGGGGCTGGGCATAGCCGCATTCGCCGCCGTCCTTATCGTAATTTCGACTCGCCTTATCGTAGTGAGAACCGGGCAACAATCCTCTGCGCAAGGTCTATTGGATGCAGCGAAAGATAGGCAATTGGAAGCTGATCTAAAAGCAAAAGACCTAAAAATCGCGGAGTTGAAGGATTCAACGGCAATTCTTGAAAATGAAAACCTTCGAGTTAAGCAGCAACTAAGCCAGCAGGGTCACCGGAGCGCACTGCTGCTCGCGTCCCAGAAGCAATTCGGTAATGCCATGAAGGGATTCTCCGGGCAAAAATTCGAGCTGGCAGTTTGCCCAAGCCTACTGAACGATTGGGAAGTGAATAATTTCAAGATGGTTCTCTGGGCCACGCTCAACCACAATGCGGGTTGGGCTTGGATTTCCCCCGAACGGGAGATCGGCGTTTGCACCGATGGGCTCGGGATATTCGTTCGCTCGACTGCGCCGCCACATACGAAAGAAGCCGCACAAGCACTATCGCTCAATCTCGATAAGGTTCTAGGGAAAAGGATGGTAGGCAAGATATCCGCTGGGCAAGTGGGGTTTGCTGTCACTACCCGACCGAATCCGCCCGCAGTCTTGGGTGAAGAATCCTCGAGTGACGACGTAATTCTTATCCACGTTGGAGCGCATCCATAGGCAATATAGATGGGGCAGACCAGCGCCAGTGTCCAAATTAGGGCACTACCATTACTTCGAAGCGGTAGTCGCCCCGGGAAGCGAAAGCGTGTTCGCGCCGGCTTTGGCAAGCGCCAGCACGCGCCCCGGTGCAATGCCCAGAATCAGGGTAGCGGCAACCGTCAGCAGCAGCGCAAACAACAGCGGCACGGAAGCGCGAGGAATCCCATCGAGCAGATCGCTGTGAACCGGCTTCGAATAGGCCGTGGCCACCACGCGCAAGTAGTAATAGGCTGCGATGCCGCTGTTCACCAGACCGATGATGGTCAGCCACACCAGTCCTGAATGCAGCGCCGAAGCAAATACATAGAACTTGCCGAAGAATCCACCGGTAAAGGGAATTCCAATCAGCGAAATCAGGAAGAAAGCCATCGTAGCGCCAAGCAACGGCGAGCGATACGCGAGTCCCCGATAATCCTGAATCAGCGTCAGGCGGTCGTTCATGCCCCCGGCATGTGAAAGAACAACAAAGATGCCGACATTCATCGCCGCGTAGCTGAGCGTGTAAAAGCTTGCTGCCGCGATGCCATCCGGCGAGAGAGCCGTGAACGCCACCAGCAGATAGCCCGCATGCGCAATCGACGAATAGGCCAGCATGCGCTTCACATTCTGCTGCCGCAGCGCACCCAGGTTGCCAATCGTCATCGAGAGCGCAGCCATCCACCAGATCAGCGGTTGCCAATGGTTGTGCAGCGCGGGGAAGGCAACAAATAGAACTCGCAGCAGAACAGCAAATGCGGCAGCCTTGGGCGCAGTCGACATAAGTGCGACGACAGCAGCCGGTGCGCCTTCATAAACATCCGGTGTCCAAACCTGGAACGGAGCCGCCGAGACCTTGAAGCCGAGACCAATGAGAATCATGGCGACGCCAATGGTCGCCAGAATAGGTGTCTGGCTCGTAGTCAGGAGCCCGGCAATCTTGCCGATATCCGTCGTACCGGTAGCGCCAAAGATCAGCGCGATCCCATAAAGAGTGAAAGCCGTAGCGAACGAACCAAGCAGAAAATACTTGAGCGCCGCCTCAGGTCCCTTGGCGCTCTTCCGGCGGAAGCCCGCCATGATGTAAGTCGAGATCGACGAAATTTCGAGGCCTATAAAGACCAGCAGCAGCTCAACCGCGCTCGTCATCAGCATCATTCCGACGGCCCCGAGGCAAATCAGAGCAAAGAGTTCGCCGAGTCCTTCGGTATCAGGAGTCGCCGCATCGAGCGTTGCCAGAAGGGTCGCCAGCACGATGCCCGCGATCACTACATGAAAGAAGACGCTGAAGGCATCCGTCTGGACGGTGCCGAAGAAAGCAGTGCCCGCCGGCAACTGGAGCTGCCAGAAACTCGAAACAAGAGCCGCAAGGGTACCAAGAACGGAGAGCCATCCGAGCGGCTTGCGGCTGGACTCCTTCGCAAGCAACGGTTCGGCCAGCATGACAATCACGCCGGTGATCGTGAGAATGACCTCGGGAAGAATCCGATAGAGCTGCGGTACGTCGGTCATCGTTTCTCCGCCACGTTCGTCGTAAGAGTTGAGGTTGCATGTGCGACGTTCTGTACCAACCCATCCACGGCGCCGTTGATCGCGCGAATCCAGTAGGGCGAAGCAACGCCAAGCACCAGCATCAGAATCGCAGCCGGAACCAGGGCGAGGCCTTCACGCGCCACCACATCGGGAACGGCCTTGTTTGCAACCAGCCGCGATTGCGGCCCATAGAAAAGCTTCTGAATCATCGAGAGCATATACCACGCGCTCAGAATGACACCGATGGTGGCAGCCGCGCCCCAGTAAGGATGCACGCCGAAACTCGAACTCAGGATAAGGAACTCGCCAACGAAGCCATTTAGAATCGGCAACCCGATCAATGAAAGCATGGTGATGACGTACAACGTCGCCATATTCGGCAAATTCGCCGACATGCCACCGTACTGCGTCATATCGTACGTTCCATACCGCTCATAAAGAATGCCGAACAGAATCAGCATGGCCGCGCCGGAAAGCTCGTGGTTCAGAATGTGAAAGACGGTGCCATTCAACCCCATAACCGTAAAGCAGAAGATCCCAAGAGTGCAGAAGCTGAGATGCCCGATGGTTGAAAATGCAAGGAACCGCTTTAGATCCGGCTGAACAAGAGCGATCAAAGCTCCGTAGAGAATGCCGATCACTGCGAGCGCGATCATCAACGGGGCAATCTCTCGCGACTGTGCAGGGAAGAGGCCGAGGTTAAAACGAATGATCGAATAAAGCCCAAGCTTGCCTGCGACCACCATGGCCATCGCCGTCGGCGCTTCGGAGAAGACGTCGCTCAGCCATCCGTGCAGTGGAAAGACTGGAACCTTGACCGCAAAGGCTACAAGGAACGCCAGCGAGACCCACCACAATGCTTGAGGAGCAAAGAGCGAAGCGTTCTGCGCCAGATATTGTTGCGTCTCGACGAAGTCGAAGGTGCCTGTTCTCGCATATAGCCACAACAGCCCCACGAGAAGCATCGCAGAAGGAATGAAGGTAAAGAGGAAGAACTTGATAGCTGCCTGCGGCCCGCGCGTGCGCCCGAACATGGCAATCAGAATCGCCATCGGAACCAGGGACAGTTCCCAGAATCCGTAGTAGAGGAACATATCGAGCGCGACGAAAATACCAAGCATTGCCGTCTGCTGGATCAGGAAGAGAAAATAAAATTCCTTGGTCCTGGTTTCAATTGCCTTCCACGAGGCAAGCACCGCCATCGGTCCCAGGAAACCGACGAGCACCACCAACCACATCGAGATACCATCGATGCCAAGGTGATAGCCAATCTTCGGGCTCGCGATCCAGGGACGGTTCTCTTCAAACTGAAAGCCGGCCTGTCCATATTGGAAGTAAGCCGGAAGGTGCAACGTGAGGCCGAAGGTCGCGAGCGTTACCAGCAACGTGAACCACTGGATTAACTTGCCCGTTCGTGGCAGCAGTGCGACCACAATCGCGCCTGCCAGGGGCACAAACGTAATCATCGATAAGATGGAATCGTTCAGCACGAATACGTTCCTTGCTTCAATCCTTTGTTAGGGCACCTTCAAAAAGTAAAGTGCGATCCAAACCCAAAATAAGTCAGCAACAGCAAAGCCGCTGCGCCAAGCGCGAGCCATCCGGCATACGAGCGGATATTTCCTGATTGCACGCGCTGTACCAGTGAGCCGACACCTTGAGCCGTATACCCCAGTGCGAGGGTTCCACCCGTGATGACCCCCGTATCGAACAGGCCCTTCAACACATAACGCGAAAGCAGAAGAACCGGAGTGACTATGACAGCGCCGTAAAGTTCGTCGATCCGATACTTGTCGAGTAACAGCGAATACAAGCCGTGGACCTTCGCTGCAAGCTGCTCGGGTATTGCAGGTTTCACAAAGTACATCAGATGCGCGATGAACCATCCAATCCCCGCAACTACCACGGAGACAACCGCCAGCAATAACTCCTGAGAATGTGCTCCTTCAGCGACTTCTCCTGCGGGCTGCGTCACAGGACTCAGGAAATGCGTGATCTCTGCATGACCACCAAGCGCTTCCGGAACGCCAACCCATCCGCCGATCACGGAGAGAATCGCAAGAATCACCAGCGGTCCAAGCATGATCCATGGACTCTCATGCACACCGTGTCCGTGACCATGTCCATGATCGTCGGGCGCGGCTTCCTTCGCGCGACTCTCGCCGAAGAAGGTCAGATACCACAACCGGAACATGTAGAACGCTGTCAGCCCAGCGGTGAACAAGCCGATAAACCATACGAGCTTGCCGATGGGGTTGGGTGAGATGAATGCCTGATAAAGAATCTCGTCCTTGCTGAAGAAGCCGGCAAACGGCGGTATGCCGCAAATGGCAAAGACCGCCATCGTCATCGTCCAGAAGGTGATCGGAATCTTCTTCCGTAAGCCGCCCATGACGCGCATGTCCTGCTCGCCGCTGAGCGCGTGGATCACCGACCCGGCAGCAAGGAAGAGCAGCGCTTTGAAGAAAGCGTGCGTCAGCAGATGGAAGATGCCCGAAGAATATGCTGCTACGCCGCAGGCCAGGAACATGTATCCAAGCTGTGAAACCGTGGAGTAGGCGAGAACACGCTTGATGTCGGTTTGCACGAGACCGATGGTCGCGGCAAAGAGCGCAGTCGCTGCGCCGATGAGCGCCAAAGTAGTCAGTGCGAATGGCGACCGATCAAAGATCAGGTGTGTACGCGTAACCATATAGACGCCAGCCGTTACCATCGTGGCTGCGTGAATCAGCGCGGAGACCGGAGTAGGGCCTTCCATCGCATCGGGCAGCCATACATAGAGCGGAATCTGCGCCGACTTGCCTGTTGCGCCCAGAATCAGGAACAGGGCTATGGCAGTCAGAAATCCACCCTGCCACTCCGGGTGTTGTGCAATCTGGTTGAAGACCCGGCCAAAGCTCAACGTGCCGAAATGCGCGATGATGAGAAACATCGCGAGCAAAAAGCCAAAGTCGCCAACGCGGTTTACGACGAAAGCCTTCTTGCCGGCGTTCGCCGCGGAATCCTTCGCGAAGTAGAACCCGATCAGCAGGTAGGACGCGAGGCCAACACCCTCCCAACCCACGAACATGAGCAGGAAGTTTTCCGCCAGCACTAGTGTGAGCATGAAGAACATGAAAAGGTTGAGGTAGGCAAAGAATCGCCAGTACCCCTCTTCATGTGCCATGTATCCGGCAGAGTAAAGATGAATGAGGAAGCCAACGCCTGTCACAACCAGCAACATGATCAGCGTCAGCTGGTCGAGTGCAAAAGCGAAGTCTGCGTGAAAGCTGCCAGCAGTGATCCAGGTCCCCACGTTTTCCGTGTAAGGAAGGGATAAGGAGCTGAAGTGCAGAGCGATATTCAGCACCTGCAGAAACGGAATCAACGTGGCCACCCAGGCAACGGTCGTCACCAGCGCTTTCGGGAAACGACGCCCAAGCAGACCATTCACCAAAAATCCGGCGAAAGGAACGAGCGGAATCAGCCAGAGATTGAGGGAATTGGTCATAGCTTCATCAAATCCACTTGATCAACGTTCAAGGTAGCCCGCGTGCGGAAGAGGGCGATGATAATCGCAAGGCCTACCGCGGCTTCCGCGGCCGCCACCACCATGACGAAGAAAACAAAAATTTGTCCGCTCACCTGATGCCAGCGATGCGCGAACGCTACAAAGGTCAGGTTGACGGCGTTCAGCATCAGCTCAATCGACATGAAGATCGTGATGATATTACGCTTCACGAGAAACGCTGCAACGCCGATGGAGAAGAGGATCGCGCTCAATACGAGGTAGTAGGCAATAGGAACCATTTCGATCAGTGCTCCTTTCGCGCCAGCGCAACCGCGCCTAGGATGGCCACCAGAATCAGGGCAGACGTTGCTTCAAATGGAAGCAGCAGGTCACGAAAGAGCACCTGGCTCAAATCGTGGGTCGTTGCCAGATAGCCGCCAAGCTTTGCGGATCCAAGACGGTCACTCTGCTCCAGGAAGATGTAAGCCAGGATTCCGAAGAGCGCTGCCGCACCAGGAAAGCCGACAATATAGGCAGCTTTGCTGCCATGGGTGTGCTCCTCTACGCCGGCATTCAGCAGCATGATGACAAACGTGAAGAGGACCATGATTGCGCCGGAGTAAACGATCACCTGCGCCGCCGCAAGGAATTCCGCGCCGAGAAGAAGATAGAGCACGGCGAGCGAAGTCATCACAACAATCAGCGAAAGTGCGCTGTTGATAGGGTGGTGCTGCAGCAGGAGATTGAGTGCCCCAGCAACACATAACAGGCCGAAGATGAAGAACAGAACTAAATGCATGCTCTTAGCGAAAGGAACTGTGAAGAAACAAAGTTATAATTCAGCGTCTGTGCCCGAAGGCACCTACTTTACGCCGCGCGAAAAGCCAGCCAAAGGCTAGTCGCAATGATATTTGCAATCGACAGAGGCAACAAAAACCTCCAGCCGAAGCCCATCAGTTGGTCATAGCGGAAACGCGGCAGCGTGCCGCGCACCCAGACATAGAGGAACAGGAAGCAAAAGACCTTGATCACGAACCAGAAGACCGGCAGGAGCGCCTGCACAACAGGGCCGCCCCATTCCGGCAGAAGATTGCCGAACGGACTCGTCCATCCCCCCAGAAAGAGCACCGTCGCAACGCAGCCCACCATGATCATGTTGCCGTATTCGGCCATGAAGAACATGGCGAACTTCATCGAGCTGTATTCGGTATGATAGCCGGCTGTCAGTTCGCTCTCTGCTTCGGAAAGATCGAACGGCGTTCGATTGGTCTCTGCAAACGCTGAAATCAGATAAATGAAGAAGGCAACGAACTGTAGTCCGCCAATCACGTTCCAACTGAGCAGCCCGTGTGACGCCTGGATGTCCACAATGTCCCGTAATCGGAATGACCCCGTGCGCAGCACAACGCCAACCAGTGACAATCCGAGCGCCAACTCATAACTGATCATTTGTGCGCTTGCACGCAACGATCCCAGCAGAGAGTATTTGTTATTTGACGACCACCCAGAGAGCGCAACGCCGTACACGCCAATAGACGTGATACCGAGAATCACCAGCAGCCCGATGTTCACATCGGCAATCTGAAACAGATCGACGCCCTTGACGTATATCTGCCTACCGAACGGGATGACTGAAATCGTAATCAGCGCGCAACTCAACGCAATCACTGGCGCCAGAATATACAGAGGACGATACACACCGGCAGGCAGCAGGTCTTCCTTCAGGAAAAGTTTCAACCCGTCAGCCAGCGGCTGCATTAGGCCAAACGGTCCTACGCGGGTGGGTCCCCAGCGATTCTGGATGCGTCCCACCAACTTGCGCTCCAGCAGCACCGTATAGGCGACCGACATCAGCAGGAGCACCGTGACCACCGCCACCTTCAGCACGGTTAACAGTAGATAGATCCAAATACTTACTTGCATCGGGCCATCCCAGGAAAAAGTGCTTAGTCCGCCGCTGTTTGCGCGGGGTTTGGTGTTGTGTGAGACTCGACGACAGCCTTCATCATATCGCTGAAACGTCCAAGGGTTCCCGAAGTAAATAACGTGTCCTCCGCTGGCAGAACAAGATCACGACGCGAGCCAGCAGGCTGAATCTGCACTAAGTCAAACTTTTCCGGCTGCTCGGTTCCCGTCAACAGTTCCAGACGCGAAACGTGATAGCTGGGAACGAGCCGCTGAATCTCATCAAGAGTGGCAAACGGATCAAATGGGCTTAACTTCAATTCCAGACGATTCGCCGCGAGCCACACCGCATGGCGATCGGCCTCGCCCGATTCGGGACCACGTGACTGTCCCATGTCTGCAGTAACTCCACGTCCGAATGGAACCAGCTTCTTCGGATCGGCGCCCATACGATCGGCAAGTCTTACAATCAATTCGAAGTCGGTACGCACGCCAGCCTTGTCTGCAGCTTTCTTCACCAGCTGGATGTCGCCGTACGTATTTGTAACCGTGCCTGCCTTCTCATAGAGATTGGCGGCGGGAAAGATCACATCGGCGAGCTGAGCCGTCTCGGTCAGAAACATGTCCTGCACGATCAGAAAGGTATTCTTGAGCACCGCGGGATCTACGCCAAAACGTGACACTGGATTCGATCCGACAATATACATGGCGGCAAGATCGCCGCGTTGCGCAGCATCGAACATCTGCAACAGATCCATACCCGGGGTTTTCGGCAAAGGCGCGCCATACTCATCCGTAAAATGAGCGGCATCGCTGACGGGAACATAGCCGGGCAGCATATCCGGGAGGACGCCCATATCCGCTGCACCGCGTGAATTCGCGTAATCGCCGAGAGCGGCAAACTTCGTATTCGGAAGCGAGAGGCCGAAGTCGACGAGTGCTTGAATATCGCGCCCCCGGAATTCTGAACCGAAGACAATCAGTAGCGACTCTTCTTTGCGGAGAGCATCGCGGAACGCCGCAGTGGTGTCGTTGGCAGCAATTGCGCTGTCATTCCCGGCAAGATATTGCACCAGGGAAGCATAGCCATCCTGTGGAATTTGAAGGAATGCCTTCGCCTGCCGGCGCAACTTGATCTCCACATGATTGGCGACGTAGACACGCGCGCGATGCAAACGGACATTCGACCGCAGGTTCCATGCGAGGGCCGGATGTTGGTTCGTAGGATCATTGCCCAGCAATAGAATTGCCGGAGCAGTGAGTGTGTCGCGGAGAGAAGCAGTTCGTCCCGCCTTGCCCGCAAGAGCCGCAGCAAACGAAACATAGTCCGCTGTGCGGTGATGATCGATATTGTTGGTGCCAACAATGGTCCGCGCAAACTTCTGTAGCAGGTACGACTCTTCGTTCGTTGTGCGGTTGGATCCAATCACCCCAATTGCCTGACCGCCCTTTGCTTCTCTAATTTCGCGCAGTTTCTTCGCCGCAAAATCAAGCGCATGATCCCAGCTTACCTCGGCAAAGTTTCCGTCTGGCTGGCGGACGAGTGGCTTTGTCAGTCGATCGGTCCGGTTTGCAAAATCGAATGCGTAACGACCCTTGTTACATAAAAAATCGCCATTGATGCCGCTCTTGTCGCGATTATCCCCGCGGACAATCTCCATGCCGTCATTGACGCGCCGGACACCAAGTGTTGTCTTGCAGCCGTCACCGCAATGTGTGCAGATAGTGGCGATGTGGTTCATCTCCCACGGCCGTGTCTTATAGCGATAGGTTCCGGAGGTAAGCGCTCCGACCGGGCACAGATCGATGCACATGCCGCACTCTTCGCAGTTCAGATGGTCCTGACCGTTGGGAGCTATCACTGCGCCGACGCCGCGGTTTTGAATTCCGAGAGCCCAGACATCCATACCAGGGCCACAAACTGTCACGCAGCGATAGCAGAGAATGCAACGCGGGCGGTCGAAGTACACGACCGGCGACCACTGTTGCTCTTCGCGGTGCTGCTTGATCTCGACGTATTTCGATTCTGCAGCGCCGTACTTAAAGGTCATGTCCTGCAGTTCGCACTCGCCGCCCGCGTCGCATACCGGGCAGTCGAGCGGATGGTTTCCGAGCAACAACTCAATCGTCGCCTTGCGAGCCTGCTTGATCTCGTCGGTTTCTGTAGCGACGACCATGCCCTCGGTCACGGGTGTGGTGCAGGCTGTCTGCAGCTTCGGCATCTTCTCAATGCGAACGACGCACATGCGGCATGCCGCCTGCATCGAAAGCTTGGGGTAGTAGCAAAATGCCGGTATCTCGATGCCCGACGTCCTGCAGGCATCAATCAGTAGCGTTCCGGCGGGCGCGGTCAGCTTCTTGCCATCGACTGTAAACGTTACGTCAGCCATGAAATTCCTAATCCTCTATACCAGCGCCGGTTCTTCGTGTTTTGCATACGGGCAAGGCTTGCCATTCAAATGGTCTTCAAACTCATGCCGGAACTTCTTGATAAACCCAATCGTCGGCATCGCCGCAGCGTCGCCGAGCGGGCAGAACGTTCGGCCCAGCATGTTTTCGGCGAGATACCGGATGTTATCCAGATCTTTATCCACGCCACCGCCCGCATGCACTCGGGTGATCGTCTTCTTCAGCCAGTCCGTGCCTTCGCGGCAGGGAATGCACCAGCCGCAGCTTTCATGCTGATAAAAGGCAATCGTGCGGAGAGCGAATTCGACCATGCAGGTCTGGTCGTCAATCACGACGATGCCGGCAGAGCCGAGCATGCTTCCAGCCTTGCCGAGTTGATCAAAGTCCATACCGACATCGATCTCTTCCGGCAACATCACTGGTGTCGAAGAACCGCCCGGGACCACAGCTTTCAAATTTCTACCGCCGCGAACACCACCGCCGACTTCATAAATGGCCTTCTTGAGGTTGTAGCCCATCGGCAACTCATAGACGCCGGGATTGTTCACATGCCCGCTGATGCCGAACAGGCGCGTTCCACCGTTGCGCTCTGAACCGGCCTTCGCGTACGCTTCGCCGCCCATCAGCATGATGTGCGGCACACTGGCAATCGTCTCGGCATTGTTGATGACAGTGGGCCCGC
This genomic window contains:
- the nuoL gene encoding NADH-quinone oxidoreductase subunit L, with product MTNSLNLWLIPLVPFAGFLVNGLLGRRFPKALVTTVAWVATLIPFLQVLNIALHFSSLSLPYTENVGTWITAGSFHADFAFALDQLTLIMLLVVTGVGFLIHLYSAGYMAHEEGYWRFFAYLNLFMFFMLTLVLAENFLLMFVGWEGVGLASYLLIGFYFAKDSAANAGKKAFVVNRVGDFGFLLAMFLIIAHFGTLSFGRVFNQIAQHPEWQGGFLTAIALFLILGATGKSAQIPLYVWLPDAMEGPTPVSALIHAATMVTAGVYMVTRTHLIFDRSPFALTTLALIGAATALFAATIGLVQTDIKRVLAYSTVSQLGYMFLACGVAAYSSGIFHLLTHAFFKALLFLAAGSVIHALSGEQDMRVMGGLRKKIPITFWTMTMAVFAICGIPPFAGFFSKDEILYQAFISPNPIGKLVWFIGLFTAGLTAFYMFRLWYLTFFGESRAKEAAPDDHGHGHGHGVHESPWIMLGPLVILAILSVIGGWVGVPEALGGHAEITHFLSPVTQPAGEVAEGAHSQELLLAVVSVVVAGIGWFIAHLMYFVKPAIPEQLAAKVHGLYSLLLDKYRIDELYGAVIVTPVLLLSRYVLKGLFDTGVITGGTLALGYTAQGVGSLVQRVQSGNIRSYAGWLALGAAALLLLTYFGFGSHFTF
- a CDS encoding NADH-quinone oxidoreductase subunit J family protein gives rise to the protein MHLVLFFIFGLLCVAGALNLLLQHHPINSALSLIVVMTSLAVLYLLLGAEFLAAAQVIVYSGAIMVLFTFVIMLLNAGVEEHTHGSKAAYIVGFPGAAALFGILAYIFLEQSDRLGSAKLGGYLATTHDLSQVLFRDLLLPFEATSALILVAILGAVALARKEH
- a CDS encoding complex I subunit 4 family protein; translated protein: MLNDSILSMITFVPLAGAIVVALLPRTGKLIQWFTLLVTLATFGLTLHLPAYFQYGQAGFQFEENRPWIASPKIGYHLGIDGISMWLVVLVGFLGPMAVLASWKAIETRTKEFYFLFLIQQTAMLGIFVALDMFLYYGFWELSLVPMAILIAMFGRTRGPQAAIKFFLFTFIPSAMLLVGLLWLYARTGTFDFVETQQYLAQNASLFAPQALWWVSLAFLVAFAVKVPVFPLHGWLSDVFSEAPTAMAMVVAGKLGLYSIIRFNLGLFPAQSREIAPLMIALAVIGILYGALIALVQPDLKRFLAFSTIGHLSFCTLGIFCFTVMGLNGTVFHILNHELSGAAMLILFGILYERYGTYDMTQYGGMSANLPNMATLYVITMLSLIGLPILNGFVGEFLILSSSFGVHPYWGAAATIGVILSAWYMLSMIQKLFYGPQSRLVANKAVPDVVAREGLALVPAAILMLVLGVASPYWIRAINGAVDGLVQNVAHATSTLTTNVAEKR
- the nuoH gene encoding NADH-quinone oxidoreductase subunit NuoH, translated to MQVSIWIYLLLTVLKVAVVTVLLLMSVAYTVLLERKLVGRIQNRWGPTRVGPFGLMQPLADGLKLFLKEDLLPAGVYRPLYILAPVIALSCALITISVIPFGRQIYVKGVDLFQIADVNIGLLVILGITSIGVYGVALSGWSSNNKYSLLGSLRASAQMISYELALGLSLVGVVLRTGSFRLRDIVDIQASHGLLSWNVIGGLQFVAFFIYLISAFAETNRTPFDLSEAESELTAGYHTEYSSMKFAMFFMAEYGNMIMVGCVATVLFLGGWTSPFGNLLPEWGGPVVQALLPVFWFVIKVFCFLFLYVWVRGTLPRFRYDQLMGFGWRFLLPLSIANIIATSLWLAFRAA
- the nuoK gene encoding NADH-quinone oxidoreductase subunit NuoK, yielding MVPIAYYLVLSAILFSIGVAAFLVKRNIITIFMSIELMLNAVNLTFVAFAHRWHQVSGQIFVFFVMVVAAAEAAVGLAIIIALFRTRATLNVDQVDLMKL
- a CDS encoding NADH-quinone oxidoreductase subunit N, which produces MTDVPQLYRILPEVILTITGVIVMLAEPLLAKESSRKPLGWLSVLGTLAALVSSFWQLQLPAGTAFFGTVQTDAFSVFFHVVIAGIVLATLLATLDAATPDTEGLGELFALICLGAVGMMLMTSAVELLLVFIGLEISSISTYIMAGFRRKSAKGPEAALKYFLLGSFATAFTLYGIALIFGATGTTDIGKIAGLLTTSQTPILATIGVAMILIGLGFKVSAAPFQVWTPDVYEGAPAAVVALMSTAPKAAAFAVLLRVLFVAFPALHNHWQPLIWWMAALSMTIGNLGALRQQNVKRMLAYSSIAHAGYLLVAFTALSPDGIAAASFYTLSYAAMNVGIFVVLSHAGGMNDRLTLIQDYRGLAYRSPLLGATMAFFLISLIGIPFTGGFFGKFYVFASALHSGLVWLTIIGLVNSGIAAYYYLRVVATAYSKPVHSDLLDGIPRASVPLLFALLLTVAATLILGIAPGRVLALAKAGANTLSLPGATTASK